The following proteins are co-located in the Spirosoma montaniterrae genome:
- a CDS encoding protoporphyrinogen/coproporphyrinogen oxidase → MNYKYVIIGSGPTGLGAAYRLKELGITDFIVLEKENRIGGLSKSFVDDKGFTWDVGGHVQFSHYKYFDDLMVRALGEDGWLSHQRESWVWIEGRFVPYPFQNNIKYLSPETMWKCLEGIIHNYKFPTNQKPANFREWILATFGSGLAETFMFPYNFKVWAYPPEDMNAVWVGERVAITDLQRVTKNIIFNQDDFSWGPNSTFKFPKQGGTGSIWDAVGRLVGHEYIKLNANVERVIGPEKKIILSSGEEIQYEHLMSTVPLDIFTRKIEGLDSQVVELAQGLKHSSTNVVGIGLKGKPKESLKTMCWMYFPEYNSPYYRVTVFSNYSPNNVPDINQHWSLMTETSESSAKPVNRETLIQDTIRALKEDQLIESEEDVISTWHMAFDYGYPTPSVERDGILKAVLPKLEPFGIYSRGRFGAWKYEVSNQDHSLMQGVEWANRVAANIPELTLPFPETANAMWGK, encoded by the coding sequence ATGAATTATAAATACGTTATTATCGGATCAGGGCCTACGGGTCTGGGAGCGGCTTACCGCCTGAAGGAGTTAGGCATTACTGACTTCATCGTTTTAGAAAAAGAAAACCGAATCGGTGGCCTGTCGAAAAGTTTTGTCGATGACAAAGGGTTTACGTGGGACGTAGGCGGTCATGTGCAGTTTTCGCACTACAAATACTTCGATGACCTGATGGTCAGGGCGTTGGGAGAAGATGGCTGGCTCAGTCACCAGCGCGAGTCGTGGGTTTGGATCGAAGGGCGGTTTGTACCGTATCCGTTTCAGAACAACATTAAGTATCTCTCGCCCGAAACTATGTGGAAATGCCTCGAAGGCATCATTCACAACTACAAGTTTCCGACTAACCAGAAACCGGCCAACTTCCGCGAGTGGATTCTGGCCACGTTTGGGTCGGGGCTGGCCGAAACGTTCATGTTCCCGTACAACTTCAAAGTCTGGGCCTATCCGCCCGAAGACATGAACGCCGTATGGGTAGGCGAACGAGTAGCAATCACTGACCTTCAGCGGGTTACGAAGAATATTATCTTCAATCAGGACGATTTCTCGTGGGGGCCAAACAGCACGTTTAAGTTCCCGAAACAGGGCGGCACGGGTAGCATCTGGGACGCCGTTGGCCGATTGGTTGGTCACGAATACATCAAACTCAACGCCAATGTTGAGCGGGTTATCGGACCGGAGAAAAAGATTATTCTGAGCAGCGGGGAAGAAATTCAGTACGAACACCTGATGAGTACGGTTCCGCTCGACATTTTCACCCGCAAGATAGAAGGGCTTGATTCGCAGGTGGTTGAATTGGCACAGGGGCTAAAACACTCATCAACCAACGTGGTTGGCATTGGGCTGAAGGGCAAACCGAAAGAGAGCCTGAAAACCATGTGCTGGATGTACTTCCCGGAGTATAACAGCCCCTACTACCGCGTCACGGTTTTCTCGAATTACAGCCCCAACAACGTACCCGACATCAATCAGCACTGGTCGCTGATGACCGAAACGAGTGAGTCGTCGGCCAAACCGGTAAACCGCGAAACGCTGATTCAGGACACAATTCGCGCCCTGAAAGAAGATCAGTTGATTGAATCGGAAGAAGACGTAATTTCGACCTGGCATATGGCGTTCGATTACGGTTATCCAACGCCCTCGGTTGAACGCGACGGGATTCTGAAAGCTGTATTGCCCAAACTTGAACCGTTCGGTATTTACTCACGGGGCCGGTTTGGAGCCTGGAAATATGAAGTTAGCAATCAGGATCACTCGCTGATGCAGGGCGTTGAATGGGCCAACCGCGTTGCCGCTAACATTCCTGAACTAACCCTCCCCTTCCCCGAAACCGCAAATGCGATGTGGGGAAAATGA